Proteins encoded within one genomic window of Magnetococcales bacterium:
- a CDS encoding ferredoxin--NADP reductase, which produces MADAPHESSHYNATVIKRIDITPQLAIFQVRPDDNNLAFIPGQFTVLGLTREAPRVPEAGPGDPYPPEKAGRLIRRAYSISSGSEEKAFLEFYVSMVTSGELTPRIFALQEGSRLFVGKKASGVFTLDSVPQDKNILLVGTGTGLAPYISMVRTLALGIGCPIRPLAVLHGASYSWDLGYRGELEGLSRQCPKFGYIPVISRPQEDGDWNGRTGRLNDWITHPELPDACGFDLSPEQTHVFLCGNPGMVENAAAQLQEKGFDPGSRKEPGNLHLEKYW; this is translated from the coding sequence ATGGCCGATGCCCCTCACGAAAGCAGCCACTATAACGCCACCGTCATTAAGCGGATCGACATTACCCCCCAACTCGCCATCTTTCAGGTGCGCCCCGATGATAACAATCTCGCTTTCATCCCGGGCCAGTTTACCGTGCTGGGACTCACCCGGGAGGCCCCCCGGGTACCCGAAGCGGGCCCCGGGGATCCCTATCCACCGGAAAAAGCCGGACGCTTGATCCGACGGGCCTACTCCATCAGCTCCGGCAGCGAGGAGAAGGCCTTTTTGGAGTTTTATGTCTCCATGGTCACCAGCGGTGAACTCACCCCCCGCATTTTTGCTCTCCAGGAGGGAAGCCGCCTCTTCGTCGGCAAAAAAGCCTCCGGGGTGTTCACCCTGGACAGCGTGCCCCAGGATAAAAACATTCTTCTGGTGGGCACCGGTACCGGGCTTGCGCCCTACATCTCCATGGTGCGCACCCTGGCGCTGGGCATCGGCTGCCCCATCCGCCCTCTGGCCGTTCTCCACGGGGCCAGCTATTCCTGGGATCTGGGCTATCGGGGAGAGCTGGAAGGCCTGAGCCGACAGTGTCCCAAATTTGGCTATATTCCGGTCATCTCCCGTCCCCAGGAAGATGGCGACTGGAATGGCCGTACCGGGCGTCTCAACGACTGGATCACCCATCCAGAACTTCCCGACGCCTGCGGTTTTGACCTAAGCCCCGAGCAGACCCACGTCTTTCTCTGTGGTAACCCCGGCATGGTGGAAAATGCCGCAGCCCAGCTCCAGGAAAAAGGTTTTGATCCCGGCAGCCGTAAAGAGCCCGGCAACCTTCATCTGGAAAAATATTGGTAG
- the lhgO gene encoding L-2-hydroxyglutarate oxidase — MTETTDFLIIGGGVLGLTLALEVRKRHPGMRVVVLEKERQPGTHASGRNSGVLHAGFYYTADSLKARFCREGNRELTEYCLSRKLSIRRCGKLVVARSHADLPGLAELLRRGRVNGVALEELTAREALEIEPRARTVEKALFAPTTASVDPVEVMAALVQDARQAGVEILTQRRFLGGKRIQRGESDGAVEIETSGGAMAAGYLINAAGLHADRVAHGFGFAREYAILPFKGLYLYSDEPPESLKTHIYPVPNLDNPFLGVHFTVGVGGGIKIGPTAIPAFWREHYQGFEGFRLKEMGEILSREAGLFWGNHFNFRRLAFQELGKYRKSRLARLAGELVGDVDPAHYRRWGRPGIRAQLLHLPSRRLEMDFIYQGDAHSFHLLNAVSPAFTCALPLGRFLMDRIESLMA, encoded by the coding sequence ATGACCGAAACCACCGATTTTCTCATCATTGGCGGTGGGGTGCTGGGGCTTACCCTCGCTTTGGAGGTCAGGAAGCGTCATCCAGGGATGCGGGTGGTGGTGTTGGAAAAGGAACGCCAACCCGGCACCCACGCCAGTGGCCGCAACAGTGGCGTGCTCCATGCCGGATTTTACTATACCGCCGACTCCCTCAAGGCCCGTTTTTGCCGGGAGGGCAATCGGGAGCTGACAGAATATTGCCTGAGCCGCAAGCTCTCCATTCGTCGGTGTGGCAAGCTGGTGGTGGCCCGATCCCACGCAGATCTACCCGGTTTGGCGGAGCTGTTGCGTCGGGGGCGGGTCAATGGTGTGGCCCTGGAGGAGCTGACTGCCAGAGAGGCTCTTGAGATCGAACCCCGGGCGCGCACTGTGGAGAAAGCCCTCTTCGCCCCCACCACCGCTTCGGTGGATCCTGTGGAAGTGATGGCGGCTTTGGTTCAAGATGCCCGTCAGGCAGGTGTGGAAATCCTGACGCAACGGCGCTTTTTGGGGGGCAAGCGGATTCAGAGGGGGGAGAGTGATGGGGCTGTGGAGATTGAAACCAGTGGTGGGGCGATGGCGGCGGGCTATCTGATCAATGCCGCCGGTCTCCATGCCGACCGGGTAGCCCATGGGTTCGGTTTCGCCAGGGAATATGCCATCCTCCCCTTCAAAGGCCTGTATCTCTATTCGGATGAGCCCCCCGAAAGCCTGAAGACCCACATCTATCCCGTACCCAACCTCGATAATCCCTTTCTGGGGGTGCACTTTACCGTGGGGGTGGGGGGTGGTATCAAAATCGGCCCCACGGCGATACCGGCCTTTTGGCGGGAGCATTATCAGGGGTTTGAAGGGTTTCGTCTGAAGGAGATGGGGGAAATTTTGTCTCGGGAGGCGGGGCTTTTTTGGGGTAACCACTTTAACTTCCGTCGTTTGGCCTTCCAGGAGTTGGGCAAATATCGCAAAAGCCGCCTGGCCCGGCTGGCTGGTGAGCTGGTGGGGGATGTGGACCCGGCGCACTATCGACGTTGGGGCCGTCCGGGTATCCGTGCCCAACTGCTTCATCTACCCAGTCGTCGCCTGGAGATGGATTTTATCTATCAGGGAGACGCCCACTCCTTTCACCTGCTCAATGCCGTTTCTCCCGCCTTCACCTGCGCTTTGCCTCTGGGTCGTTTTTTGATGGATCGGATTGAGAGTCTGATGGCTTGA
- a CDS encoding 3'-5' exonuclease, with protein sequence MFKNIKKLVWAYDAEWVPDPKAGRLLYKLDEETPDAQVMERMWQEGGADENNPQPYLKTVMCRLVSIAAIQRQVNKDGWPSLRLLSMPRETTGPETEEKTIVGKFLKAMGERQPQMVGYNSIAADMRILVQRGIIHGLSMPAFCRRPNKPWEGVDYFAKGSDFNIDLKDVATPGWGQGSPSLNEMATLSGIPGKMEMDGESVPPMWLEGRLDRIIAYNETDAVTTFLVWLRMAHFGGHLSTSQYESEQELVRELLKSEAEKNGKNHLLDYLTEWDRLQKATS encoded by the coding sequence ATGTTCAAGAATATCAAAAAATTGGTCTGGGCTTATGATGCGGAATGGGTGCCGGATCCCAAAGCCGGGCGGCTGCTCTACAAGCTTGACGAGGAGACCCCGGATGCCCAGGTGATGGAGCGGATGTGGCAGGAGGGCGGGGCGGACGAAAACAATCCCCAGCCCTATCTCAAGACCGTCATGTGTCGCCTGGTCTCCATCGCCGCCATCCAGCGTCAGGTCAACAAGGATGGCTGGCCCTCTCTGCGGCTGCTCTCCATGCCCCGTGAAACCACTGGGCCTGAGACCGAAGAAAAGACCATTGTGGGAAAATTTTTAAAAGCGATGGGGGAGCGTCAGCCCCAGATGGTAGGCTACAACTCCATCGCCGCCGACATGCGCATTCTGGTGCAGCGGGGCATCATCCACGGTCTTTCCATGCCCGCTTTTTGTCGTCGTCCCAACAAACCCTGGGAGGGCGTGGACTATTTTGCCAAGGGGAGCGATTTCAACATCGACCTCAAAGATGTCGCCACCCCGGGTTGGGGCCAGGGATCCCCCTCTTTGAACGAAATGGCGACTCTTTCGGGGATTCCCGGCAAGATGGAGATGGATGGCGAATCGGTGCCCCCCATGTGGCTTGAAGGACGCCTGGATCGGATCATCGCCTATAACGAAACCGATGCGGTGACCACCTTTCTGGTGTGGCTGCGCATGGCCCATTTTGGTGGCCATCTCTCCACCTCTCAATATGAATCCGAACAGGAGTTGGTGCGGGAGCTGCTGAAAAGCGAAGCGGAAAAGAACGGCAAAAATCACCTGCTGGATTATCTCACCGAGTGGGACCGGCTGCAGAAGGCGACCTCTTGA
- a CDS encoding ribulose-phosphate 3-epimerase, translated as MLMIKIAPSILSADFARLGEEIQAVEAAGADYIHVDVMDGHFVPNLTIGPPVVKAVGRIATKPLDVHLMITPVDPYIEAFAKAGAEVITVHAEAVVHLDRTLNLIRELGCRPGLALNPATPACNLGNVMHLLDMVVLMSVNPGFGGQSFIPNTLKRIRRVRKMIEDSGRAIELEVDGGIKPNNIAEAAQAGADVFVAGSAVFNQPDYAKEITALRSNAQAAIR; from the coding sequence ATCCTGATGATCAAAATTGCACCATCCATTCTATCCGCCGACTTTGCCCGCCTGGGAGAAGAGATCCAAGCTGTGGAGGCCGCCGGGGCTGATTATATTCACGTCGATGTCATGGACGGCCACTTCGTCCCCAATCTCACCATCGGCCCTCCGGTGGTCAAAGCGGTCGGTCGGATCGCCACCAAGCCCCTGGATGTCCACCTGATGATCACCCCGGTGGATCCCTACATCGAAGCCTTTGCCAAAGCCGGGGCGGAGGTGATTACAGTCCATGCCGAAGCGGTGGTGCATCTGGATCGCACCTTGAATCTCATTCGGGAGTTGGGCTGCCGTCCGGGTCTCGCCTTGAACCCCGCCACCCCGGCCTGCAACCTGGGCAACGTGATGCACCTGCTGGACATGGTGGTGCTGATGAGTGTCAATCCCGGTTTTGGTGGCCAATCCTTCATCCCCAACACCCTCAAGCGTATCCGCCGGGTGCGCAAGATGATCGAGGATTCGGGCCGCGCCATTGAGCTGGAAGTGGATGGGGGCATCAAACCCAACAACATTGCCGAAGCCGCCCAAGCGGGAGCGGATGTCTTTGTGGCGGGGTCGGCGGTCTTCAACCAACCCGATTATGCCAAAGAGATTACCGCTCTTCGGAGCAACGCCCAGGCGGCAATCCGTTAG
- a CDS encoding response regulator: MAGKRCIRYGIRFSFELHFERGEASEVPTPERGKDEGYLSAIKGARVLLVEDHEPSREVVRSLLTRRGLVVTSAGNGLEALTALDSPGADFDVVITDMQMPEMDGYETARAIRSRFRYRKLPIIAMTAHAMAGEREKCLAAGMDDYLSKPLDIRRLLGLLERWIVPRGRKESVMTQEKAAGAPKKSATSGELPDRLPGIDIPTALERLDGDRELFRRILLGFRAERVEIVDEIVTHLNSGNLARAANLLHSLRGVAGNLSASRLVMVIQALEGAIRDGSEAVFPALAQELEEAMAQVREGLDQLG; the protein is encoded by the coding sequence ATGGCTGGAAAGCGTTGTATAAGATATGGAATACGCTTTTCCTTCGAGTTGCATTTTGAGCGGGGAGAGGCCTCCGAGGTGCCAACGCCTGAGAGGGGGAAGGATGAAGGATATCTTTCGGCTATCAAGGGGGCTCGGGTATTGTTGGTTGAGGATCATGAGCCTTCCCGAGAGGTGGTCCGTTCCCTTTTGACCCGCCGGGGGTTGGTGGTGACATCGGCTGGCAATGGCCTGGAAGCACTGACAGCATTGGATAGCCCCGGGGCCGATTTTGACGTGGTGATTACCGATATGCAGATGCCTGAGATGGATGGCTATGAGACCGCTCGGGCGATTCGGAGCCGCTTCCGGTATCGCAAGCTGCCCATCATTGCCATGACCGCCCACGCCATGGCTGGGGAACGGGAAAAGTGTCTGGCTGCGGGGATGGATGATTATCTGAGTAAACCGTTGGATATCAGACGATTGTTGGGACTATTGGAGCGATGGATCGTACCTCGTGGACGCAAGGAGAGCGTCATGACTCAGGAAAAAGCAGCTGGAGCCCCTAAAAAGTCGGCCACGAGCGGAGAGTTGCCGGATCGGCTGCCGGGCATCGATATCCCCACCGCTTTGGAAAGACTGGATGGGGACCGGGAGTTGTTTCGGAGGATTTTGCTGGGTTTCCGGGCGGAAAGAGTCGAAATCGTTGATGAAATTGTCACCCACCTGAACAGCGGCAACCTGGCCCGTGCGGCCAATCTGCTCCACTCTCTGCGGGGGGTGGCGGGAAATCTTTCCGCCAGCCGGTTGGTCATGGTGATTCAGGCGTTGGAGGGGGCCATCCGCGATGGCAGTGAGGCGGTCTTTCCAGCTCTCGCTCAGGAACTCGAAGAGGCCATGGCCCAGGTGCGGGAAGGGCTCGATCAATTGGGGTGA
- the htpX gene encoding zinc metalloprotease HtpX, translated as MNTMRTTILLAGLTALFLVAGQALGGRSGMMIALVLAVGLNFWAYWFSDQAVLSMYGARQVGPQEAPELYSIVEELSRRANTPMPRVFLIDDPTPNAFATGRDPEHAAVAATSGILRILNREELAGVMAHEMAHVINRDILIGTISATLAGAITTMANMAQWAMIFGGRQDEEGGGAGGFLMMFLAPIAAMLIQMAVSRSREYLADAEGARLCGNPLWLASALNKLDAGNRRTHLREAESHPATAHLFIVNPLSGGTLGSLFSTHPPMDERVNRLQRMAKGRS; from the coding sequence ATGAACACCATGCGGACGACGATTCTTCTGGCAGGCCTGACCGCCCTTTTTTTGGTGGCCGGGCAAGCCCTGGGTGGCCGATCCGGAATGATGATTGCCCTGGTTTTGGCGGTAGGGCTCAACTTTTGGGCCTACTGGTTTTCCGACCAGGCGGTGCTCTCCATGTATGGTGCCCGGCAGGTGGGTCCCCAGGAGGCTCCGGAGCTTTACAGCATTGTCGAAGAGCTTTCCCGGCGGGCCAACACCCCCATGCCACGGGTTTTTCTCATCGATGACCCCACCCCCAACGCCTTTGCCACGGGGCGGGATCCCGAACACGCAGCGGTGGCTGCCACCAGCGGCATTCTGCGCATCCTCAACCGGGAGGAGCTGGCCGGGGTGATGGCCCACGAGATGGCCCATGTCATCAACCGGGACATTCTCATCGGCACCATCTCCGCCACCCTGGCCGGAGCCATTACCACCATGGCCAACATGGCCCAGTGGGCGATGATTTTTGGCGGACGCCAGGATGAAGAAGGGGGCGGTGCCGGGGGATTTTTAATGATGTTTCTGGCCCCCATCGCCGCCATGCTGATACAAATGGCGGTCTCCCGCTCACGGGAATATCTGGCGGATGCCGAAGGGGCGCGACTGTGCGGCAATCCCTTGTGGCTGGCCAGCGCTTTAAACAAACTGGACGCTGGCAACCGCCGAACCCACCTCCGGGAGGCTGAAAGCCATCCAGCCACAGCACACCTTTTTATCGTCAACCCCTTAAGCGGTGGCACGCTGGGGTCTCTTTTTTCCACCCATCCACCCATGGATGAGCGGGTCAACCGTCTACAACGCATGGCTAAAGGCCGATCCTGA
- a CDS encoding tetratricopeptide repeat protein gives MVDIRGLLQAAWGHHQAGRLHQAEQLYRQVLQHQPDNGDANQLLGLIALAAGKLDVAETLIKRAVRKNPDNAFYHYHLSNVLLAGKRYEEVLGCCQKVIALEPHHVEALNNMGAALLALGRDDQAIAKFQECLRLKPDFARVICNLGYAMQKLERFDEAVEQYKAALTFDPQLVEAYNNLGWLLVHLGRFQEAVQPLQTAIRLKPDFLEARFNLSLAHVKLDQPAAAEQQFQKAVALSPGRADVQNILSAIPHKYGHVEEMIAYFHAIITQNPQNVKAITSLAVIYESVSRLEEAVRMVAKGLALEPADPLLTKLSGTLARRTGEGQQAVIGRMALLLSEKQFPLIRRSELLHELGLLCDNVGQIDQAMTCFTDFNRIEERRAGQRGIDKENYLGQLSRLEAFYKTKILGGWSPPVSRKDGGNDPVFLFGFPRSGTTLLDRILECHPRFQVLEEKPLLQAVRENLNETSRPYPGQLAELDDEEVERLRKLYFNKAARYVVPREGGRIVDKNPLNTVHIPLILRLFPNAKMVFALRHPLDVCLSCFMQRFGFNNAMANFYTLADTGHFYSRVMGLWEGYVEQFEFHWHSVRYEDLVADFKGETSKLLAFLQVEWDPAVYGFHEHAKKEVIGVYTPSYQQVARPIYDTSRYRWRRYESHLQELKKTIAPFIDRFGYGSE, from the coding sequence GTGGTGGACATTCGAGGGTTACTGCAGGCGGCTTGGGGACACCATCAGGCAGGGCGTCTGCACCAAGCGGAGCAGCTTTACCGGCAGGTTCTGCAACACCAGCCGGATAATGGCGATGCCAACCAGCTCCTGGGCTTGATCGCACTGGCGGCAGGCAAGCTGGATGTGGCTGAAACCCTGATCAAGCGGGCAGTGCGAAAAAATCCCGACAACGCTTTCTATCACTATCATTTAAGCAACGTCCTGTTGGCCGGGAAAAGGTATGAAGAGGTGCTTGGCTGCTGTCAGAAGGTCATTGCGCTTGAGCCCCATCATGTGGAAGCGCTCAACAACATGGGCGCGGCTCTCCTGGCGTTGGGGCGGGATGACCAAGCTATCGCCAAGTTTCAGGAGTGCCTCAGGCTCAAACCCGATTTTGCCAGGGTGATATGCAATCTGGGATATGCCATGCAAAAGCTGGAGCGATTTGATGAGGCAGTCGAACAATATAAGGCAGCCCTGACCTTCGATCCCCAACTTGTCGAGGCTTACAATAATTTGGGTTGGTTACTGGTACATTTGGGGCGTTTCCAGGAGGCCGTTCAACCGCTACAGACGGCGATCAGGCTGAAACCCGATTTTTTGGAGGCGCGCTTCAATCTGAGCTTGGCCCATGTGAAGCTGGATCAACCGGCAGCAGCGGAACAGCAGTTTCAAAAAGCCGTGGCGTTGAGTCCAGGCCGCGCTGATGTTCAGAATATTTTGAGTGCCATTCCACATAAATATGGCCACGTTGAGGAGATGATTGCTTATTTTCATGCCATCATCACTCAGAATCCGCAAAACGTAAAAGCCATAACCAGTCTGGCTGTTATTTATGAAAGTGTGTCCCGTTTGGAAGAGGCCGTCAGAATGGTGGCGAAGGGATTGGCCTTGGAACCGGCGGACCCACTCTTGACCAAGCTTTCCGGAACTCTGGCCCGGCGGACAGGGGAGGGCCAGCAGGCGGTTATCGGACGTATGGCTTTGCTGTTGTCCGAAAAGCAGTTTCCCCTCATCCGCCGATCTGAGCTGCTCCATGAGTTGGGTTTGCTTTGCGACAATGTGGGGCAGATCGATCAGGCCATGACCTGCTTTACTGATTTCAACCGGATCGAGGAGCGACGGGCGGGACAGAGGGGAATCGACAAGGAAAATTATCTGGGTCAGCTTTCGAGGCTGGAAGCGTTTTATAAAACAAAAATTCTAGGTGGTTGGTCCCCCCCGGTCTCCAGGAAGGATGGTGGCAATGATCCTGTTTTTTTGTTTGGTTTTCCCCGTTCCGGCACCACCTTGCTAGATCGAATCTTGGAGTGCCATCCCCGTTTTCAGGTTCTGGAGGAAAAACCACTTCTCCAGGCCGTACGGGAAAATTTGAATGAAACCAGCCGTCCCTATCCGGGACAATTGGCTGAATTGGATGATGAGGAGGTTGAGAGGCTCAGGAAATTATATTTCAACAAGGCAGCCAGATATGTGGTGCCTCGGGAAGGGGGCCGCATTGTGGACAAAAACCCCCTGAACACCGTTCACATTCCTCTGATATTACGTCTATTCCCAAATGCCAAGATGGTATTTGCCTTGCGTCATCCTTTAGATGTTTGTCTCAGCTGTTTCATGCAACGTTTTGGTTTCAATAATGCCATGGCCAATTTTTATACCCTGGCCGATACCGGCCACTTCTACAGCCGGGTGATGGGGCTCTGGGAAGGGTATGTCGAGCAGTTTGAATTTCATTGGCACAGTGTCCGCTATGAGGATCTTGTGGCCGATTTCAAGGGGGAGACCAGCAAGCTTCTGGCATTTCTTCAGGTGGAATGGGATCCGGCAGTGTACGGTTTCCACGAGCACGCCAAGAAGGAAGTAATCGGCGTCTACACTCCCAGTTATCAGCAGGTGGCGAGACCCATCTACGACACCTCGCGCTATCGCTGGAGACGTTATGAATCCCATTTGCAAGAGCTGAAGAAAACCATCGCGCCCTTTATTGATCGATTCGGCTATGGCAGTGAATAG